One region of Chlorobiota bacterium genomic DNA includes:
- a CDS encoding sigma-70 family RNA polymerase sigma factor, protein MELSLQIENLFRRDRSKLVGYIRERVRSKEEAEDILQDVFANVLTAATEVTEPIENVGAWVYTAVRNRIIDSYRKKRPQTFTDTIYSDDEGDIAAFENFLSDLSFSPERSLLSRTIREAVNAALDELPPEQKYAFVKNEFEGISFREMAEETGENINTLLARKRYAVLYLRKRLKDLYESLHD, encoded by the coding sequence ATGGAACTCAGTCTGCAGATAGAGAATCTATTTCGGCGGGACAGGAGCAAGCTGGTGGGGTACATCCGTGAGCGGGTTCGCTCCAAAGAGGAAGCCGAAGACATTCTTCAGGATGTGTTTGCCAACGTACTAACGGCAGCCACTGAAGTGACGGAACCAATTGAAAACGTCGGCGCATGGGTTTATACGGCGGTGCGTAACCGCATCATTGACAGCTACCGCAAGAAACGTCCGCAAACCTTCACCGACACCATCTACAGCGATGACGAAGGTGATATCGCTGCGTTCGAGAATTTCCTGAGCGATCTTTCTTTCAGCCCAGAGCGGAGCCTGCTAAGCCGCACCATCCGTGAGGCAGTGAACGCCGCGCTGGACGAGCTTCCGCCGGAGCAGAAATACGCCTTCGTCAAGAATGAATTTGAGGGGATCAGCTTCCGTGAGATGGCCGAGGAGACGGGGGAGAATATCAACACACTGTTGGCCCGCAAACGCTACGCAGTGCTCTACTTGCGGAAACGGCTAAAAGATTTGTACGAGAGTTTGCACGACTAA
- a CDS encoding acyl-CoA dehydrogenase family protein produces the protein METSATATYSTQLSDEQRAVRGLARDFAEGEIRPVVMEFDESQEFPAELFGKMAELGFLGIMVPPEYGGAGLGALEAALIVEEIARVDPSVALGVAAHNGLCTGHIFNFGSEELKQKYIPQLATGQTIGAWGLTEPGSGSDAGGMQTVAHRDGEGWVLNGSKNFITHGTVGTVAVIMAVTDREKKGSGISAFVVDKSMPGFAASKKENKLGMRCSDTSSLSLEDVRVPGKNLIGNEGEGFKQALRILDGGRISIAALSVGLAQGALDAAIKYANERAQFGKNLAMFQGVQFKLAMMATEVEAARLLTYQAAYLRDLGKDYSIEASKAKFFASEVAVRCANEAVQIHGGYGYIKEYPVEKFYRDAKLLTIGEGTSEIQKIVISRSVLR, from the coding sequence ATGGAAACATCCGCTACCGCTACCTACAGCACGCAACTCAGCGATGAACAACGGGCCGTTCGGGGCCTTGCACGCGATTTTGCCGAAGGGGAAATCCGCCCGGTGGTGATGGAGTTCGACGAATCGCAGGAATTCCCGGCGGAGCTGTTCGGGAAAATGGCCGAGCTTGGCTTCCTGGGAATCATGGTCCCGCCGGAATATGGCGGCGCGGGGCTTGGCGCGCTGGAAGCCGCGCTGATTGTGGAGGAGATTGCACGGGTTGACCCTTCGGTGGCATTGGGTGTTGCGGCCCACAATGGCCTTTGCACCGGGCATATCTTCAATTTTGGTTCGGAAGAATTAAAGCAGAAATACATCCCGCAGCTGGCCACCGGCCAGACAATCGGCGCGTGGGGGCTTACCGAGCCTGGCTCCGGATCGGATGCTGGGGGGATGCAGACCGTTGCCCACCGCGATGGCGAGGGATGGGTGCTGAACGGCTCCAAAAATTTCATCACCCACGGCACCGTGGGGACCGTTGCGGTGATTATGGCCGTCACCGACCGTGAGAAAAAAGGGTCGGGGATTTCGGCATTTGTGGTGGATAAATCAATGCCGGGATTTGCTGCCTCCAAAAAGGAGAACAAGCTGGGGATGCGCTGCTCCGACACCTCTAGCCTTTCGCTGGAAGATGTTCGGGTTCCCGGGAAAAACTTGATTGGGAACGAGGGGGAGGGATTCAAACAGGCCTTGCGCATTTTGGACGGGGGGCGTATCTCGATAGCGGCCTTATCGGTGGGGCTTGCGCAGGGGGCGTTGGACGCGGCAATCAAATATGCCAACGAGCGGGCGCAGTTCGGGAAGAATTTGGCGATGTTCCAGGGGGTCCAATTCAAACTGGCGATGATGGCCACCGAGGTTGAGGCGGCGCGGTTGCTTACCTACCAAGCGGCCTATCTGCGCGACCTTGGGAAGGACTACTCCATTGAAGCCTCCAAAGCAAAGTTTTTTGCCAGCGAGGTCGCTGTCCGCTGCGCCAACGAAGCGGTCCAGATTCATGGCGGATACGGCTACATCAAGGAGTACCCGGTGGAGAAATTTTACCGCGATGCCAAGCTGCTGACGATTGGGGAGGGGACATCGGAGATACAAAAGATTGTGATTTCGCGCAGCGTTTTGCGGTGA
- a CDS encoding helix-turn-helix transcriptional regulator has product MILFDFPTDNPVRLGYDLICQEMEVCNLAALTLSANGSWPTVQGTLSIKTAFNGAETYVVDGRQLRVGGGQFLILNEGQRYSGFVEQSAPVESFSIFFRPGFFEEAFRVATTPTERLLDDPQSVPHGAISFIERMYDHEAGVWPMLDRLRNQLHAGKPERTWLEEQFHQMAGALVGVQHELRHERQRIPMVRAATRAELHRRLSQGRDFIASSFADPITVADAARAAAVAPHHFLRLFRAAFGITPHQYLTRVRLRHAAQLLMEENIGVAAACYQVGFESPSSFSLLFRRHFGVPPAGYRAAVTGRKQSEQGERE; this is encoded by the coding sequence ATGATCCTTTTTGACTTCCCAACGGACAACCCGGTGCGGCTTGGCTATGACTTGATCTGCCAAGAAATGGAGGTGTGCAACCTTGCGGCGTTGACGCTATCGGCCAACGGCAGCTGGCCCACCGTGCAAGGAACCCTCTCGATAAAAACCGCCTTCAACGGGGCAGAGACGTACGTTGTTGATGGCCGCCAGCTTCGGGTGGGTGGCGGGCAGTTTCTGATCTTGAACGAGGGGCAGCGATACTCAGGATTTGTGGAGCAATCCGCCCCGGTCGAATCATTCTCCATTTTTTTTCGGCCAGGGTTTTTCGAGGAAGCCTTCCGCGTTGCCACCACCCCCACCGAGCGTTTGCTGGATGACCCACAGAGCGTTCCGCACGGAGCCATCAGCTTTATTGAGCGGATGTACGATCACGAAGCTGGGGTTTGGCCGATGCTGGATAGGCTCCGAAACCAACTCCATGCCGGCAAGCCAGAGCGGACGTGGCTGGAGGAGCAATTTCACCAAATGGCCGGGGCGTTGGTTGGGGTCCAGCACGAGCTTCGCCACGAACGCCAACGCATCCCAATGGTCCGCGCAGCAACCCGCGCCGAGCTTCACCGCCGGCTAAGCCAGGGCCGTGATTTTATTGCATCCAGCTTTGCGGACCCAATCACCGTTGCCGATGCCGCCCGCGCCGCTGCGGTTGCGCCACACCACTTCCTGCGGTTGTTCCGCGCAGCCTTTGGGATCACCCCGCACCAATACCTCACCCGCGTCCGGCTGCGCCACGCTGCGCAATTGCTGATGGAGGAGAATATCGGCGTGGCCGCTGCTTGCTACCAAGTCGGTTTCGAAAGCCCAAGTTCCTTCAGCTTGTTGTTCCGGCGGCATTTCGGAGTTCCGCCCGCCGGCTATCGCGCCGCCGTCACGGGAAGAAAGCAAAGCGAACAGGGGGAGAGAGAGTGA